One region of Streptomyces leeuwenhoekii genomic DNA includes:
- a CDS encoding ABC transporter ATP-binding protein, producing the protein MIRLLLRVLGESYGRPVRRTVALMSLRAVVEGLSYALLVPLLRALLGPHPADAWPWLGGFAAAFLLCAVLGYRSVLTGFRTGGELSRGLHHRLGDQLARLPLGWFTPSRIGDVAGLTSRSVMQVMSVPAHRLGPLNDATFVPLTVVVVLFFFDWRLALAALVAAPLIAAVQRATARATAREDAERARRSDDASARVVEYVRAQPVLRAGGRTGERFRLLDEALHAQWRSERRAAVKGLPGIVGLSLTVQTVFTLVLVLGAYLALHGSIGAPSVLALLVLCARCVDPLLSLADLGGVMRASRGELERIDEVLREEPLPQPERPSVPADNSLELAEVTFRRGGRTVLDGLSLRVEEGRRLAIVGSSGAGKTTLLQLAARFHDVDAGTVRLGGVDVRAIDGDELMSRLSIVFQDVYLFEGTIEENVRLGRPDATASDVRGAAAAARLDEVVARLPQGWDTQVGEGGAALSGGERQRVSIARALLKDAPVLLLDEATSALDPESERAVQEGLDRLMRGRTVVMVAHRLHTVRDADSIALLEDGRIVESGTHQELLERDGKYAEFWKTATHQPA; encoded by the coding sequence ATGATCCGGCTGCTCCTGCGGGTCCTGGGCGAGTCCTATGGCCGCCCCGTGCGTCGCACCGTCGCCCTGATGTCGTTACGGGCCGTCGTGGAGGGTTTGTCCTACGCCCTGCTCGTGCCGCTGCTGCGCGCCCTGCTGGGGCCGCACCCGGCCGACGCCTGGCCGTGGCTGGGCGGTTTCGCCGCCGCGTTCCTGCTGTGCGCCGTGCTCGGCTACCGCAGCGTGCTGACCGGCTTCCGCACCGGCGGAGAGCTCTCCCGCGGACTGCACCACCGTCTCGGCGACCAGCTCGCCCGCCTGCCCCTGGGCTGGTTCACGCCCTCCCGCATCGGGGACGTCGCCGGGCTGACCAGCCGCAGCGTGATGCAGGTGATGTCGGTGCCCGCGCACCGGCTCGGCCCGCTCAACGACGCCACCTTCGTCCCCCTTACCGTCGTCGTGGTCCTGTTCTTCTTCGACTGGCGGCTGGCACTGGCGGCGCTCGTCGCGGCACCGCTGATCGCCGCGGTGCAGCGCGCCACCGCACGGGCCACGGCCCGCGAGGACGCCGAACGCGCGCGGCGCAGCGACGACGCCTCCGCCCGGGTGGTGGAGTACGTCCGGGCGCAGCCGGTATTGCGGGCCGGCGGCCGCACCGGCGAGCGCTTCCGGCTGCTGGACGAGGCCCTGCACGCGCAGTGGCGCAGCGAGCGGCGCGCCGCCGTCAAGGGGCTGCCCGGCATCGTCGGCCTGAGTCTCACCGTGCAGACGGTGTTCACCCTCGTCCTCGTCCTCGGCGCCTACCTCGCCCTCCACGGCTCCATCGGCGCTCCCTCGGTCCTCGCCCTGCTCGTGCTGTGCGCCCGCTGTGTCGATCCGCTGCTGTCCCTGGCCGACCTGGGCGGCGTCATGCGGGCCTCACGCGGTGAGCTGGAACGCATCGACGAGGTCCTGCGGGAGGAGCCGCTGCCGCAGCCGGAGCGACCAAGTGTGCCCGCGGACAACAGCCTTGAACTGGCGGAGGTCACCTTCCGCCGCGGCGGCCGCACCGTCCTGGACGGGCTGAGCCTGAGGGTGGAGGAGGGCAGGCGGCTGGCGATCGTCGGCTCCTCCGGGGCGGGCAAGACGACGCTGCTGCAGCTCGCCGCGCGGTTCCACGACGTGGACGCCGGTACGGTCCGGCTCGGCGGGGTCGACGTCCGCGCCATCGACGGCGACGAGCTGATGTCCCGGCTGTCCATCGTCTTCCAGGACGTCTACCTGTTCGAGGGCACCATCGAGGAGAACGTGCGCCTCGGCCGTCCCGATGCCACGGCGTCCGACGTGCGCGGCGCGGCCGCCGCCGCGCGGCTCGACGAGGTGGTGGCCAGGCTGCCGCAGGGCTGGGACACCCAGGTCGGAGAGGGCGGTGCGGCGCTTTCCGGCGGTGAGCGCCAGCGGGTGTCCATCGCCCGCGCCCTGCTGAAGGACGCCCCCGTGCTGCTGCTCGACGAGGCCACCTCAGCTCTGGACCCGGAGAGCGAGCGGGCCGTCCAGGAGGGCCTGGACCGGCTCATGCGCGGCCGCACCGTCGTCATGGTCGCGCACCGGCTGCACACCGTGCGGGACGCCGACAGCATCGCCCTCCTGGAGGACGGCCGCATCGTGGAGTCCGGCACCCATCAGGAACTGCTCGAACGCGATGGGAAGTACGCCGAGTTCTGGAAGACCGCCACACACCAGCCAGCCTGA
- a CDS encoding ABC transporter ATP-binding protein, with protein sequence MATTEPVSALTDGTGRRTADGRTAQSEPNDKNQNSPVGHLPPGHRLLMELLRPYRGRLVAVLVLQAVGALAGLAPLLAVIELGRELLTPGPADHGAVWTAVVCGAAGLLVRILFTAAAGGIGHLVDGELNLSLRRQLAQRLGRLPLGWYAHHSSGEVNGVVQGDVATLHHLIAHTPGEFTSAVVVPVASFGYLAWVDWRLTLVALIPVLLGLAVHLLLSTPERRRQGTAVGQAMGRIGASSVEFVQGISVVKTFGAAGRIHQRYRRAADDFADFFLGYVADSAGLASLSALVLSPPFVLLLVLTGGTLLIAEDSMPPVDLLPFLLLSVALTAPVAALGHGMDNIHAAEQSADRIHRLLSVRPLPQPARPAVPHGDRVEYRGVGFAYDDGHPVLHDIDLILEPGTTTALVGPSGAGKSTLAQLLPRFFDPTHGTVLLGGVDIRDIPDEQLYQRVSFIFQDVRLLRATVAENIALAVPDASRSAIVAAARAAGLHERIESLPHGYDSVIGEDAGLSGGEAQRLGIARALLIDAPVLVLDEAMSFADAKTEAEIRRALDVLCAGRTQLVIAHRLETITRADNIVVMEDGRIVESGTYRDLMAAGGTFAAMWRAQHGHGTDAQEGRH encoded by the coding sequence ATGGCCACGACAGAACCGGTGAGTGCGCTCACCGACGGAACCGGCCGCCGCACGGCCGACGGCCGCACGGCACAGAGCGAGCCGAACGACAAGAACCAGAACAGCCCGGTGGGACACCTCCCACCGGGGCACAGGCTGCTGATGGAGTTGCTGCGTCCCTACCGAGGACGGCTCGTCGCCGTCCTGGTGCTGCAGGCGGTGGGCGCCCTGGCCGGTCTCGCCCCGCTGCTCGCCGTGATCGAACTCGGCCGCGAACTGCTCACCCCGGGACCGGCCGACCACGGTGCCGTGTGGACCGCCGTGGTCTGCGGTGCCGCGGGGCTGCTCGTACGAATCCTGTTCACCGCGGCGGCCGGCGGCATCGGCCACCTCGTCGACGGAGAGCTGAACCTGTCGCTGCGCAGGCAACTGGCCCAGCGCCTGGGACGGCTGCCCCTCGGGTGGTACGCGCACCACAGCTCGGGCGAGGTGAACGGTGTGGTGCAGGGCGACGTCGCCACCCTGCACCATCTGATCGCCCACACCCCCGGCGAGTTCACCTCCGCCGTCGTCGTTCCCGTCGCCTCGTTCGGCTACCTCGCCTGGGTGGACTGGCGCCTGACGCTGGTCGCGCTGATCCCCGTCCTGCTCGGCCTGGCGGTGCACCTCCTGCTGTCGACGCCGGAGCGCCGTCGCCAGGGCACGGCCGTGGGACAGGCCATGGGCCGTATCGGCGCCTCCTCCGTGGAGTTCGTCCAGGGCATTTCCGTGGTCAAGACCTTCGGCGCCGCGGGCCGGATCCACCAGCGCTACCGTCGGGCCGCCGACGACTTCGCCGACTTCTTCCTCGGGTACGTCGCCGACAGCGCGGGACTGGCCTCGCTGTCCGCTCTCGTCCTGTCGCCGCCCTTCGTGCTGCTGCTCGTCCTCACCGGAGGCACCCTGCTGATCGCCGAGGACTCCATGCCGCCCGTCGACCTCCTGCCCTTCCTGCTGCTCTCCGTCGCGCTGACGGCACCGGTGGCAGCGCTGGGCCACGGCATGGACAACATCCACGCCGCCGAGCAGTCCGCCGACCGCATCCACCGGTTGCTCAGCGTCCGCCCGCTGCCGCAGCCGGCCCGCCCGGCCGTCCCGCACGGGGACCGGGTGGAGTACCGCGGCGTCGGCTTCGCCTACGACGACGGCCACCCGGTCCTGCACGACATCGACCTCATCCTGGAGCCCGGCACCACCACCGCCCTCGTGGGTCCCTCCGGCGCCGGCAAGTCCACCCTCGCACAACTGCTGCCACGGTTCTTCGACCCGACGCACGGCACGGTCCTGCTCGGCGGTGTCGACATCCGCGACATCCCCGACGAGCAGCTGTACCAGCGGGTCTCGTTCATCTTCCAGGACGTCCGGCTGCTGCGCGCCACGGTCGCCGAGAACATCGCGCTGGCGGTGCCGGACGCCTCCCGCTCCGCGATCGTCGCCGCCGCACGCGCGGCCGGCCTGCACGAGCGCATCGAGAGCCTGCCGCACGGCTACGACTCCGTGATCGGGGAGGACGCCGGCCTGTCCGGCGGCGAGGCACAGCGCCTGGGAATCGCCCGCGCACTGCTCATCGACGCACCGGTGCTCGTCCTGGACGAGGCCATGTCGTTCGCCGACGCCAAGACCGAGGCCGAGATCCGGCGGGCCCTGGACGTCCTGTGCGCGGGCCGCACCCAGTTGGTCATCGCGCACCGGCTGGAGACCATCACCCGCGCCGACAACATCGTCGTCATGGAGGACGGTCGCATCGTGGAGAGCGGAACGTACCGGGACCTCATGGCCGCGGGCGGCACGTTCGCGGCCATGTGGCGGGCCCAGCACGGCCACGGCACCGACGCACAGGAAGGACGCCACTGA
- a CDS encoding DUF2252 domain-containing protein, translating into MTEAETGGAETAAGAGVRVPEVPGFARWPAAGSPKGEGKALRGRVPRSAHAEPGRRAGRPGALAAVEESNRGRIPELTPIRVGRMAATPLAFLRGAAGLMAYDLAGTPVTGIRAQICGDAHAANFGLYGDARGGLIIDLNDFDETVPGPWEWDLKRLAASLVVAGREAGADEDTCREAAYDAAGSYRRTMRLLAGLPVLEAWHAITDEELVSHADARDLAGTLERVSEKARANTSGRFAARSTEPTEDGGRRFVDAPPVLRRVADAEAARVVSSLAGYLATLPEHRLPLLARYAVQDVAFRIVGTGSVGTRSYVVLLLDHRGEPLVLQVKEARSSALVPHLAGAGFEVPEAGHEGRRVVRGQQRMQVVSDTLLGWTTVDGRPFQVRQFRNRKGSVDPAALAADRIDDYARMTGALLARAHSHTADPRLIAGYCGKNGELDEAVAAFAVAYADRTEADHAELVAAVRAGRIAAELGV; encoded by the coding sequence ATGACGGAGGCGGAGACGGGCGGGGCGGAGACGGCGGCCGGGGCGGGGGTGCGTGTGCCCGAGGTGCCCGGGTTCGCGCGGTGGCCCGCCGCCGGGTCGCCGAAGGGGGAGGGCAAGGCGCTGCGCGGGCGGGTGCCGCGGTCGGCGCACGCGGAGCCGGGCCGCCGCGCCGGGCGTCCGGGTGCCCTGGCCGCGGTCGAGGAGTCCAACCGCGGCCGGATCCCCGAGCTGACGCCGATCCGGGTGGGGCGGATGGCGGCGACCCCGCTGGCGTTCCTGCGGGGCGCCGCGGGCCTGATGGCGTACGACCTGGCCGGTACCCCGGTGACGGGGATACGCGCCCAGATATGCGGCGACGCGCACGCGGCGAACTTCGGCCTCTACGGTGACGCGCGGGGCGGCCTGATCATCGACCTGAACGACTTCGACGAGACGGTGCCGGGCCCCTGGGAGTGGGATCTGAAGCGGCTCGCCGCCTCTCTGGTGGTCGCGGGGCGGGAGGCCGGCGCGGACGAGGACACCTGCCGGGAGGCGGCGTACGACGCGGCCGGGTCCTACCGGCGCACCATGCGGCTGCTGGCCGGGCTGCCGGTGCTGGAGGCGTGGCACGCGATCACCGACGAGGAACTCGTCTCGCACGCCGACGCCCGCGATCTGGCCGGCACCCTGGAGCGGGTCTCGGAGAAGGCGCGGGCCAACACCAGCGGGCGGTTCGCGGCCAGGTCCACCGAGCCCACCGAGGACGGCGGGCGCCGCTTCGTCGACGCTCCGCCGGTGCTGCGGCGCGTGGCGGACGCGGAGGCGGCGCGGGTGGTGTCGTCGCTGGCGGGGTATCTGGCGACGCTGCCCGAGCACCGGCTGCCGCTGCTGGCCCGGTACGCCGTGCAGGACGTGGCCTTCCGGATCGTGGGCACCGGCAGCGTCGGCACCCGCTCCTACGTCGTGCTGCTGCTGGACCACCGCGGGGAGCCGCTGGTGCTCCAGGTCAAGGAGGCGCGGTCCTCGGCGCTGGTGCCGCATCTGGCCGGCGCCGGCTTCGAGGTGCCCGAGGCGGGGCACGAGGGGCGCCGGGTGGTGCGCGGGCAGCAGCGGATGCAGGTCGTCAGCGACACCCTGCTGGGCTGGACGACCGTCGACGGGCGACCCTTCCAGGTACGGCAGTTCCGCAACCGCAAGGGCAGCGTCGACCCGGCCGCCCTGGCCGCCGACCGGATCGACGACTACGCTCGGATGACCGGCGCCCTGCTGGCCCGCGCCCACTCCCACACCGCCGATCCCCGGCTCATCGCCGGGTACTGCGGCAAGAACGGCGAACTGGACGAGGCGGTGGCCGCGTTCGCCGTCGCCTACGCCGACCGGACCGAGGCGGACCACGCGGAGCTGGTGGCGGCCGTACGGGCGGGGAGGATCGCCGCCGAGCTGGGGGTGTGA
- a CDS encoding carbohydrate-binding protein — protein sequence MTPPAPDPSGAGPDRRISRKTLLRAAIAAGAAAPLLTTGTVALARDSRSAGTSLTPTPLCDDGDGPTHEQMEGPYFKPNSPLRTDLVTPGSPGTPLTVSGYVFGRNCVPLSAVLLDFWQADASGAYDMAGYAFRGHQFTDATGAFVLRTIVPGLYPGRTRHIHVKVQAPGEPVLTTQLYFPGEPRNGTDALFDPALLMNVRDSGGRRQAAFDFVLDVAGVPGPGEPTDPPTEPPGGTWAPGRAYAAGDRVTYDGTAYRCLQAHTSMSGWEPPRVPALWGRA from the coding sequence ATGACACCACCCGCACCGGACCCCTCCGGCGCCGGCCCCGACCGCCGGATCAGCCGCAAGACCCTGCTGCGGGCGGCCATCGCCGCAGGCGCCGCCGCCCCGCTGCTCACCACCGGCACGGTGGCCCTGGCCCGGGACTCCCGCTCGGCGGGGACCTCCCTGACACCGACGCCCCTGTGCGACGACGGCGACGGCCCCACGCACGAACAGATGGAGGGCCCCTACTTCAAGCCCAACTCCCCGCTGCGCACCGATCTGGTGACCCCGGGCTCGCCCGGCACCCCGCTGACCGTCAGCGGATACGTCTTCGGCCGGAACTGCGTCCCGCTCTCCGCCGTGCTGCTCGACTTCTGGCAGGCGGATGCCTCCGGCGCCTACGACATGGCCGGATACGCCTTCCGCGGCCACCAGTTCACCGACGCGACCGGCGCATTCGTCCTGCGCACCATCGTGCCCGGCCTCTACCCGGGCCGCACCCGGCACATCCACGTCAAGGTCCAGGCGCCCGGCGAACCGGTGCTGACCACGCAGCTCTACTTCCCGGGCGAACCGCGCAACGGCACCGACGCGCTCTTCGACCCGGCGCTGCTGATGAACGTCCGTGACTCGGGCGGGCGCAGGCAGGCCGCCTTCGACTTCGTCCTCGACGTGGCGGGCGTACCGGGCCCGGGCGAGCCCACCGACCCGCCGACCGAGCCGCCGGGCGGCACCTGGGCGCCGGGCCGGGCGTACGCGGCGGGCGACAGGGTGACGTACGACGGCACCGCCTACCGCTGCCTGCAGGCCCACACGTCCATGTCCGGCTGGGAGCCGCCCCGCGTCCCGGCCCTGTGGGGCCGCGCGTGA
- a CDS encoding amino acid adenylation domain-containing protein — protein sequence MELPAHQRERLARVNATEAPRSADPLHAEVMAQAGRTPGRPAVITAHRTLDYAELAARAHAVASALIRSGSVRGERVAVVMDKGWEQVVAVLGVLLAHGAYVPVDTTQPPLRRDTVLRDAGVRRVLTQSWLAPTLGLPPGTTALAVDTVEPATPGATAVDAPAAAPDDLTYVIYTSGSTGTPKGVMISHGAARNTVDDINARFDVGPDDRVLGLAQLGFDLSVYDIFGPLAVGGALVLPEAARRGDPAHWAALVAEHGVSLWNSVPAQLQMFHEYLRAEHAADTGRLRLAMLSGDWIPVTLPDAVRARVPGLSVVSLGGATEAAIWSIHHPIDTVDPGLGSIPYGRPLANQTFRVLDPLMRDCPEHVTGELYIGGAGLALGYLGDEQRTAERFVEHPRSGERLYRTGDMGRRLTDGGIEFLGRVDGQVKLNGHRVELAEVEAALQGHPAVRLAAAVVHDEGGSRRLVAFAETTRRAVPGALPAGWPDAVAERAARSTGGTGDVSDADVRTMCAALDESALLSMARLLRARGLFGTPDDAHTTDEIIAASGAVPAHHYLVRRWLTALAAAGRLTHDTATDRWHGLAPADEHDVRAVHERIDALEPVTGWGAALVRFHRDCEQHLGELLSGALPLRDLLFPEGRLETAAAAYRDNLISRYNNAAAIAAVRAIVAGHSGPDPVRVLEIGAGIGGTSAELILALAGHRVDYHFTDVSHFFLNAAQETFAAYPWVRYGLFDLNADPRAQGFRPNCADVVVAANVLHNAVHVGEMFDKLRELIAPGGCCAWTGWPSSTRAGRTPCCVPGLRQDRI from the coding sequence GTGGAGCTGCCCGCCCACCAGCGCGAACGGCTGGCCCGGGTCAACGCCACCGAGGCCCCGCGCTCCGCCGACCCGCTGCACGCCGAGGTCATGGCCCAGGCGGGGCGCACTCCCGGCCGCCCGGCCGTCATCACGGCCCACCGCACCCTCGACTACGCCGAACTCGCTGCACGGGCGCATGCCGTCGCCTCGGCGCTGATCCGCTCCGGCAGCGTCCGCGGGGAACGGGTCGCCGTCGTCATGGACAAGGGATGGGAGCAGGTCGTCGCGGTCCTCGGCGTGCTCCTCGCCCACGGCGCCTACGTGCCGGTCGACACCACCCAGCCACCACTGCGCCGGGATACCGTGCTCCGGGACGCCGGGGTGCGCCGGGTGCTCACGCAGTCCTGGCTGGCACCCACCCTCGGTCTGCCGCCGGGGACGACGGCCCTCGCGGTGGACACCGTGGAGCCGGCCACACCGGGCGCGACGGCGGTGGATGCACCGGCAGCGGCCCCGGACGACCTCACCTACGTCATCTACACCTCGGGCTCGACCGGCACCCCGAAGGGCGTCATGATCAGCCATGGCGCGGCCCGCAACACCGTGGACGACATCAACGCCCGTTTCGATGTGGGCCCGGACGACCGGGTGCTGGGTTTGGCCCAACTGGGCTTCGATCTGTCGGTGTACGACATCTTCGGTCCCCTGGCGGTCGGCGGTGCCCTGGTCCTGCCCGAGGCCGCGCGCCGCGGCGACCCTGCGCACTGGGCGGCGCTCGTGGCGGAACACGGCGTCAGCCTGTGGAACTCCGTGCCCGCACAGCTGCAGATGTTCCACGAGTACCTACGTGCCGAGCACGCGGCCGACACCGGCCGGCTGCGGCTCGCGATGCTCTCCGGCGACTGGATCCCGGTGACGCTGCCGGACGCCGTGCGGGCCAGGGTGCCCGGCCTGAGCGTGGTCAGCCTCGGCGGGGCCACCGAGGCGGCGATCTGGTCGATCCACCACCCCATCGACACGGTCGACCCCGGCCTGGGCAGCATTCCGTACGGCCGGCCCCTGGCCAACCAGACCTTCCGAGTGCTGGACCCGCTGATGCGCGACTGCCCGGAACACGTCACCGGTGAGCTGTACATCGGAGGAGCCGGGCTGGCTCTGGGCTACCTCGGTGACGAGCAGCGCACCGCCGAGCGGTTCGTCGAGCATCCGCGCAGCGGAGAACGGCTGTACCGCACCGGCGACATGGGCCGTCGCCTCACCGACGGCGGGATCGAGTTCCTGGGCCGGGTCGACGGCCAGGTGAAATTGAACGGACACCGCGTGGAACTGGCCGAGGTGGAGGCAGCGCTCCAGGGACACCCGGCGGTCCGTCTGGCCGCCGCCGTCGTCCACGACGAGGGCGGCAGCCGCCGGCTGGTCGCCTTCGCGGAGACCACCCGTCGCGCCGTACCGGGCGCGCTGCCCGCCGGCTGGCCGGACGCGGTGGCCGAACGGGCCGCGCGCTCCACGGGCGGCACCGGGGACGTCTCCGACGCCGACGTGCGCACGATGTGCGCCGCCCTGGACGAGTCCGCGCTGCTGTCCATGGCACGGCTGCTCCGCGCCCGCGGGTTGTTCGGCACGCCGGACGACGCGCACACCACCGACGAGATCATCGCGGCCAGCGGTGCCGTCCCGGCCCACCACTACCTCGTCCGGCGCTGGCTCACCGCGCTGGCCGCCGCGGGGCGCCTGACGCACGACACGGCCACGGACCGCTGGCACGGTCTGGCGCCCGCCGACGAGCACGACGTCCGCGCCGTGCACGAGCGGATCGACGCGCTGGAGCCGGTGACCGGCTGGGGTGCCGCCCTCGTCCGCTTCCACCGCGACTGCGAACAGCACCTGGGAGAGTTGCTCAGCGGTGCGCTCCCGCTGCGCGACCTGCTCTTCCCCGAGGGCCGCCTGGAGACGGCGGCGGCCGCCTACCGGGACAACCTGATCAGCCGGTACAACAACGCGGCCGCCATCGCCGCGGTCCGCGCCATCGTGGCCGGTCACAGCGGTCCGGATCCGGTGCGCGTGCTGGAGATCGGTGCGGGTATCGGCGGGACCAGCGCCGAGCTGATCCTGGCCCTGGCCGGCCACCGCGTCGACTACCACTTCACGGACGTGTCGCACTTCTTCCTCAACGCGGCGCAGGAGACCTTCGCCGCCTACCCGTGGGTGCGCTACGGGCTTTTCGACCTCAACGCGGACCCGCGCGCCCAGGGGTTCCGGCCGAACTGCGCGGATGTCGTCGTCGCCGCGAACGTCCTGCACAACGCCGTCCACGTCGGCGAGATGTTCGACAAGCTGCGTGAACTGATCGCGCCGGGCGGCTGCTGCGCCTGGACCGGCTGGCCTTCGAGCACTCGGGCCGGCCGTACGCCCTGCTGCGTCCCCGGGCTGCGGCAGGACCGCATCTGA
- a CDS encoding B12-binding domain-containing radical SAM protein, which produces MTLHSILETGGYDFARVDLADVWTGEAQVPAGDIDLVLLSTTYIWNEPILQRAVGWVRENIPGIGIVAGGQFTNLKFMAALRNHPEIVAVVRGDGELALPMTLDAVAAGKSLEAVPNVVWRDGDRIRVNPVEYVDLDAFPSPRVAGRAAVVPYESMRGCPFDCKFCSFPAASPKWRYKSAEKIRDDWVGYADNNGAEMIYAMDSTFTIPPTRFRELLQILPGSGIPVWEGFSRANTLNSEAVVAGLEAAHCFQIHVGFESMNDQTLKNMSKRVSVKQNRTAHDLLSRSEINAYGLFIVGYPGETPQMFQDTQDFLLEEYIGHFSMARFTITDENMPMWQDREKFRIEADNPNDPGSAWSHIGMDSVRAGELLTETLDKVRRANDRAVLKFWQHNYQHWLLPKHDRKTNLAVEKSLELLAMAPRDFTDPQEGAHEMRTQLDRLRALGIAPAPEERELCLDPL; this is translated from the coding sequence GTGACGCTCCATTCGATCCTGGAGACCGGCGGCTACGACTTCGCCCGGGTGGATCTGGCGGACGTGTGGACCGGCGAGGCCCAGGTGCCAGCCGGTGACATAGACCTGGTGCTGCTGTCGACGACCTACATCTGGAACGAGCCGATCCTTCAGCGGGCCGTCGGCTGGGTCCGGGAGAACATACCCGGTATCGGCATCGTGGCCGGCGGGCAGTTCACCAACCTCAAGTTCATGGCGGCCCTGCGCAACCACCCGGAGATCGTCGCGGTGGTGCGTGGCGACGGGGAATTGGCGCTGCCCATGACGCTGGACGCCGTGGCCGCGGGCAAGAGCCTGGAGGCGGTCCCCAACGTCGTCTGGCGGGACGGGGACCGGATCCGGGTCAACCCGGTGGAGTACGTGGACCTGGATGCCTTCCCCTCGCCCCGCGTCGCGGGACGTGCGGCCGTGGTGCCGTACGAGTCGATGCGCGGCTGTCCCTTCGACTGCAAGTTCTGTTCTTTCCCCGCGGCCTCGCCGAAATGGCGGTACAAGTCGGCGGAGAAGATCCGAGACGACTGGGTCGGTTACGCCGACAACAACGGCGCCGAGATGATCTACGCGATGGATTCGACGTTCACCATTCCACCGACCCGCTTCCGCGAACTGCTGCAAATCCTGCCGGGTTCCGGCATCCCGGTCTGGGAGGGCTTCAGCCGGGCCAACACGCTGAACTCCGAGGCGGTGGTCGCCGGTCTGGAGGCGGCGCACTGCTTCCAAATCCACGTGGGCTTCGAGTCCATGAACGACCAGACCCTGAAGAACATGAGCAAGCGGGTTTCGGTGAAACAGAACCGGACGGCCCACGACCTGCTCAGCCGCAGCGAGATCAACGCCTACGGGCTGTTCATCGTCGGATATCCGGGCGAGACCCCGCAAATGTTCCAGGACACGCAGGACTTCCTCCTGGAGGAGTACATCGGTCACTTCTCCATGGCCCGGTTCACCATCACCGACGAGAACATGCCGATGTGGCAGGACCGGGAGAAGTTCCGGATCGAGGCGGACAATCCCAACGATCCGGGCTCGGCCTGGTCGCACATCGGCATGGACAGCGTCCGGGCGGGCGAGCTGCTCACCGAGACCCTGGACAAGGTCCGGCGGGCCAACGACCGTGCGGTACTGAAGTTCTGGCAGCACAACTACCAGCACTGGCTGCTGCCGAAGCACGACCGCAAGACCAACCTCGCCGTCGAGAAAAGCCTGGAGCTGCTCGCCATGGCACCCCGCGACTTCACTGATCCGCAGGAGGGGGCGCACGAAATGCGCACCCAGCTCGACCGGTTGCGTGCGCTGGGGATCGCGCCGGCCCCCGAGGAGCGGGAGCTGTGCCTCGACCCGCTGTGA